The following are from one region of the Hydrogenophaga sp. BPS33 genome:
- a CDS encoding DeoR/GlpR family DNA-binding transcription regulator, producing the protein MSTNPRLDELVMEVRRQGAMTVEALADRLGVTLQTVRRDVKHLSEAGLLTRYHGGVRMPGSTTENIAYRQRQLLNEGAKQAIAKEVARAVPEGCSLILNIGTTTEAVARELLRHRGLRVITNNLNVAAILSDNPDCEVIVAGGVVRSRDHGIVGETAVDFIRQFRVDIGLIGVSGIEQDGTLRDFDLREVKVAQSIIGQSREVWLVADHSKFDRRAMVELARLDQIDILFTDRQPPMPYACLLEEAGVRCAIALQTPQT; encoded by the coding sequence ATGAGTACGAACCCGCGCCTGGATGAGTTGGTCATGGAGGTCAGGCGCCAGGGCGCCATGACCGTGGAAGCCTTGGCCGACCGCCTCGGCGTGACGCTACAGACAGTGCGTCGCGACGTGAAGCATCTGTCCGAGGCGGGGCTGCTCACGCGCTACCACGGCGGCGTGCGCATGCCAGGTTCCACCACCGAGAACATCGCCTACCGCCAGCGCCAGTTGCTCAACGAAGGCGCCAAGCAAGCCATAGCGAAGGAAGTGGCCCGCGCGGTGCCTGAGGGGTGCTCACTGATCCTCAATATCGGCACCACCACCGAAGCCGTGGCGCGCGAGTTGTTGCGTCACCGGGGCCTGCGCGTGATCACCAACAACCTGAATGTCGCCGCCATCCTCTCGGACAACCCCGACTGTGAGGTCATCGTGGCCGGCGGCGTGGTGCGTTCGCGCGATCACGGCATCGTCGGCGAGACGGCGGTGGACTTCATCCGCCAGTTCCGCGTCGACATCGGCCTGATCGGCGTTTCCGGCATCGAGCAGGACGGCACGCTGCGCGACTTCGATCTGCGCGAGGTGAAGGTCGCGCAATCCATCATTGGCCAGTCTCGGGAGGTGTGGCTGGTGGCCGATCACAGCAAGTTCGACCGTCGCGCCATGGTGGAGCTGGCCCGACTCGACCAGATCGATATTCTTTTCACCGACAGACAGCCACCCATGCCCTACGCCTGCCTGCTCGAAGAGGCAGGGGTACGCTGCGCCATTGCCCTCCAGACACCACAGACATGA
- a CDS encoding phytanoyl-CoA dioxygenase family protein, whose product MEPVPAAQLATWQQDFARDGYVVLRDLIAPEQVDELKAALLDVEERHGFGYAKTTFEGLRTVRINNLLALDERFWGVPLQPAVLALVEALLDKELLLSSLCSLTLGPGQEAQPLHEDTQQLPLARPRPPLALNAMWALSDFTEANGATLIVPGSHKLDHSPPYGAEVKTVAATMSAGSVMLFDSALWHKGGANTTEARRYALSCYYCMGWMRQQENLQLGIPRETAARFPRRLQELCGFSIYKGQYGHIDNRDPIELLGQAGKPTVWEATDLKLKRKAATPPSQP is encoded by the coding sequence GTGGAACCCGTACCCGCCGCACAACTGGCCACCTGGCAGCAGGACTTCGCCCGCGATGGCTATGTCGTCTTGCGCGACCTCATCGCGCCCGAACAGGTTGACGAGCTGAAGGCCGCGCTGCTTGACGTGGAAGAACGTCATGGTTTCGGGTACGCCAAGACCACGTTCGAGGGTCTCAGGACGGTTCGCATCAACAATTTGCTGGCGCTGGACGAGCGCTTCTGGGGTGTGCCGCTGCAGCCCGCCGTGCTCGCACTGGTGGAAGCGTTGCTGGACAAGGAGCTGTTGCTGTCCTCGCTTTGTTCGCTGACGCTGGGGCCGGGGCAGGAGGCCCAGCCGCTACACGAGGACACGCAGCAGCTGCCGCTGGCGCGTCCACGGCCGCCATTGGCGCTGAATGCCATGTGGGCTTTGAGCGATTTCACCGAGGCCAACGGCGCCACGCTCATCGTGCCGGGCAGCCACAAGCTCGACCACTCACCGCCCTACGGAGCCGAGGTAAAGACAGTGGCCGCCACCATGTCCGCTGGCAGCGTGATGCTGTTTGACAGCGCGCTTTGGCACAAGGGCGGCGCGAACACGACCGAGGCGCGTCGCTATGCGCTGTCTTGCTATTACTGCATGGGCTGGATGCGTCAGCAGGAGAACCTGCAGCTGGGCATTCCGCGCGAGACGGCTGCGCGCTTCCCGCGTCGGCTCCAGGAGCTGTGTGGCTTCAGTATTTACAAGGGTCAGTACGGTCACATCGACAACCGCGATCCGATCGAGCTGTTGGGCCAGGCGGGCAAACCCACCGTCTGGGAGGCCACCGATCTGAAGCTCAAGCGCAAGGCGGCCACCCCCCCTTCGCAGCCATGA
- a CDS encoding class I adenylate-forming enzyme family protein, with the protein MTRHLQIADVPASVVHLLRDAAAQHPELWAVRFEGERLRYAEYAGLVGAFAHELQDRVAAGSRVALLMQNSLDLAIATFAVHALRAQVVALNPAYGERELAAMLEDAEPCLVLVDDSARADAAALCPAPVARLGDGKTLLRLRGAPRALPEALPAHEDLATLQFTGGTTGRAKGVDILHRQLAFNLVQREAWLPTRRGQEVMLCAMPLFHVSAVAMCLHLSVFAAGELVIHRRFDARAAVDALSDEGITLMSGAPAIFHDLLQQSDLPRVARGSLRACYSGAAPLPARTLEQFERITGCPIHEGYGQSEGGPCLTYNPVHLPCKPGSVGLPVPGGEMRLLDSAGMEVPRGDIGEICVRGPHVMAGYRKRPDLTAEVLRAGWLHTGDLARLDEDGFVYIQGRLSEAINVGGFKVYPLEVEQTLRECEAVAECAAFAVPDERLGQVVHVWVTAATGHVPQPQALRDHCAARLAHYKVPRRIGVTQHLPRTGVGKLARNQLTPVGLGDMPAFATP; encoded by the coding sequence ATGACGCGACACTTGCAGATAGCCGACGTCCCGGCTTCCGTGGTTCATCTGCTGCGCGACGCGGCGGCACAGCACCCCGAGCTCTGGGCCGTGCGCTTTGAGGGTGAGCGGCTGCGGTATGCCGAGTACGCGGGGCTGGTCGGCGCGTTCGCGCACGAGTTGCAGGATCGCGTCGCCGCAGGCTCAAGAGTGGCGTTGCTGATGCAGAACTCGCTGGACCTCGCGATCGCCACCTTTGCCGTGCATGCCCTACGCGCGCAGGTGGTCGCGCTGAACCCGGCCTATGGTGAGCGCGAACTGGCGGCCATGCTGGAAGATGCCGAACCCTGCCTGGTGCTCGTCGACGACAGCGCGCGCGCCGATGCGGCAGCGCTCTGCCCCGCGCCTGTGGCTCGACTGGGCGATGGCAAGACGTTGTTGCGCCTGCGCGGGGCGCCCCGCGCGTTGCCCGAGGCGCTGCCCGCGCACGAAGATCTCGCCACCTTGCAGTTCACTGGCGGCACAACGGGCCGGGCCAAAGGCGTCGACATCCTGCACCGCCAGCTCGCCTTCAATCTGGTGCAGCGCGAAGCCTGGCTGCCCACGCGCCGTGGCCAGGAAGTGATGCTGTGTGCCATGCCGCTGTTCCATGTTTCGGCGGTGGCCATGTGCCTGCATCTGTCGGTGTTTGCAGCAGGCGAGCTGGTGATCCACCGTCGTTTCGATGCTCGGGCCGCGGTCGACGCTCTGTCCGACGAGGGCATCACGCTGATGTCGGGCGCGCCCGCGATCTTCCACGACCTGCTGCAACAGAGTGACCTCCCGCGCGTGGCCAGGGGCTCGTTGCGCGCCTGCTACTCCGGCGCTGCGCCGTTGCCTGCGCGGACCCTCGAGCAATTCGAGCGCATCACGGGCTGCCCGATTCACGAAGGCTATGGCCAGAGCGAGGGCGGCCCCTGCCTCACCTACAACCCCGTGCACCTGCCGTGCAAGCCCGGATCGGTCGGATTGCCCGTGCCCGGCGGCGAGATGCGACTGCTCGACAGCGCCGGCATGGAAGTTCCACGTGGCGACATTGGCGAGATCTGTGTGCGCGGACCGCACGTCATGGCCGGCTATCGCAAGCGCCCGGATCTCACGGCCGAGGTTCTTCGCGCAGGCTGGTTGCACACCGGCGACCTCGCGCGGCTGGACGAAGACGGCTTTGTCTACATTCAGGGCCGCCTGAGCGAGGCCATCAACGTCGGCGGCTTCAAGGTGTATCCCCTGGAGGTCGAGCAGACGCTGCGCGAATGCGAGGCGGTGGCCGAGTGCGCAGCTTTTGCCGTGCCCGACGAACGACTCGGGCAGGTGGTGCACGTGTGGGTGACGGCGGCGACCGGACACGTTCCGCAGCCGCAGGCCTTGCGCGACCACTGCGCGGCCCGCCTCGCCCACTACAAGGTGCCGCGCCGCATCGGTGTGACCCAGCACTTGCCTCGCACTGGTGTGGGCAAGCTTGCCCGCAACCAGCTCACCCCAGTCGGGCTCGGCGACATGCCGGCCTTTGCAACACCCTGA
- a CDS encoding phytanoyl-CoA dioxygenase family protein, protein MVKDLDIDKLKHQLAEEGYAVIENVLDADQLAQARKAVEKQMEHELAHPLPLDDERHEDDDEIRAYYKKHYTVSEAEAERMVARVHQYRRDNAGTRWPVPIGKVSKNFLHLPTLFDDDQSQRVWNLLNKAPELIPLIEHPVVLPMVRHVMGQDCTLHDFQSTSIGPHTGGGAWHVDAPLGQIPEPLPEFPLTLQNVWLLDDFTPDNGATRVMPRSHKLRKPPPWGSGPLDGEVTLTAPAGSIAIWLSNTWHRSGPNTTDRQRRAILCNYNVSWLRGFADFTTSLPSEVIPTLSNEARYLLGFAARAPRTR, encoded by the coding sequence ATGGTCAAGGACCTCGACATCGACAAACTGAAGCACCAGCTGGCCGAGGAAGGCTATGCGGTGATCGAGAACGTGCTGGACGCCGATCAGCTGGCGCAAGCGCGCAAGGCGGTCGAGAAACAGATGGAACACGAGCTGGCCCATCCCCTGCCACTGGACGACGAGCGCCACGAGGATGACGACGAAATCCGCGCCTACTACAAGAAGCACTACACCGTGAGCGAGGCCGAGGCCGAGCGCATGGTGGCGCGCGTACACCAGTACCGACGCGACAACGCCGGCACGCGCTGGCCAGTGCCGATCGGCAAGGTTTCCAAGAACTTTCTGCACCTGCCCACGCTCTTCGACGACGACCAGTCGCAGCGCGTGTGGAACTTGCTGAACAAGGCACCCGAGCTGATCCCCCTGATTGAACACCCTGTGGTGCTCCCCATGGTGCGGCACGTGATGGGTCAAGACTGCACCCTGCACGACTTTCAGTCCACCAGCATCGGCCCGCACACGGGCGGGGGCGCGTGGCACGTGGATGCGCCGCTCGGCCAGATCCCCGAGCCGCTGCCCGAGTTTCCGCTGACGCTGCAAAACGTGTGGCTGCTCGACGACTTCACGCCCGACAACGGCGCAACGCGCGTGATGCCGCGCAGCCACAAGCTGCGCAAGCCGCCACCATGGGGCAGCGGTCCTCTGGACGGCGAGGTCACGCTCACGGCGCCGGCGGGCTCGATAGCGATCTGGCTGTCCAATACCTGGCACCGCTCCGGACCGAATACGACCGACCGGCAGCGCCGCGCGATCCTGTGCAACTACAACGTGTCCTGGCTTCGCGGCTTTGCGGATTTCACCACCTCCCTGCCTTCGGAGGTGATCCCGACGCTGTCGAACGAGGCCAGGTACCTGCTGGGCTTTGCCGCGCGCGCGCCGCGTACCCGTTGA